In the Wyeomyia smithii strain HCP4-BCI-WySm-NY-G18 chromosome 2, ASM2978416v1, whole genome shotgun sequence genome, one interval contains:
- the LOC129721399 gene encoding RNA-binding protein 28 yields the protein MEQTSKWKTTILPSKSNINNEDKIKFSKTAVRKRSRDFAHRQCRIIVRNLPYKVTSKKLQEEFEKCGTIEDINILKRSDGKLVGCAFLQYEKKDQSYKAVTNMNGMIFMGRKLEVCYALPKETYKKMKTETEIKTKETKLDHDEAIETDIKEKIKEDEEYVQDITEKSKELGGIHINEYIKPLKSDRQNKHTEIEEGRTVFLKNVSYDANEDDIKDALVHFGTVEKILINKERVSGHSKGTAFVIFKLKESADMCKKQSLKVQVNNQFIEIVDALKKKEVRDIESRRSEKSGKDSRNLYLLKEGLIMAGSEAAKNVSKTDMAQRLRLEQRCAQMLKNLNRFVSRERLTVHNLPESCTSSSLRTIVQQHTGMNPQECRVMRENNSSFGNPSGKSRGYGFLSFKKHEVALDVLRKLNNNPLVFGKNNRPIVAFSIEDRKIQNIKEQRLLKSRLNNPTYQEKLKKINAKRQERLQIKKQQKKMASEQLAIMPNATLSIQKPRRNENKISKKERKRSILKNIEEFTGEISRQGKIGIRSNRKINTQADAHMERLKAEKKDARKKRVKQEHERNRQLKAARRIKPRPANSAELQRENQYFQETVGKYKEIINQAIVKNKRSKWYKG from the coding sequence ATGGAACAGACGTCCAAATGGAAAACAACAATACTACCATCAAAGAGTAACATTAATAACGAGGATAAAATCAAGTTTAGCAAAACAGCCGTTCGAAAACGTAGTCGCGACTTTGCTCATCGTCAGTGTCGAATCATAGTTCGAAACCTTCCCTATAAAGTAACTTCAAAGAAACTTCAAGAAGAGTTTGAAAAATGCGGCACTATCGAAGATATCAACATTCTTAAGCGCTCTGATGGTAAACTTGTCGGATGTGCTTTCTTACAGTACGAAAAAAAGGACCAATCttataaggccgttacaaacaTGAACGGCATGATATTCATGGGGAGAAAATTAGAAGTTTGCTATGCGCTGCCCAAGGAAACATATAAAAAGATGAAAACTGAGACAGAAATCAAAACTAAAGAAACGAAACTTGACCACGATGAAGCTATTGAAACGGACATTAAGGAAAAAATTAAGGAAGATGAAGAATATGTGCAAGATATAACTGAGAAAAGTAAAGAGTTAGGAGGAATCCATATAAATGAATATATCAAACCACTGAAGTCTGATCGACAAAATAAACATACAGAAATTGAAGAAGGTCGCacagtttttctgaaaaacGTTTCTTATGACGCAAACGAAGATGATATAAAAGATGCTTTGGTACACTTTGGAACAGTAGAAAAAATCCTAATTAACAAAGAACGAGTTTCCGGTCACTCTAAGGGTACAGcttttgtgatttttaaattgaaagaatCGGCTGATATGTGCAAAAAACAAAGTCTTAAAGTGCAAGTGAATAACCAGTTTATTGAAATTGTTGATGCTCTTAAAAAGAAAGAAGTAAGAGACATCGAAAGTCGAAGGAGTGAAAAATCTGGAAAGGATTCAAGAAACCTCTATTTGTTGAAAGAAGGACTAATCATGGCTGGGTCGGAAGCAGCTAAAAATGTGTCGAAAACTGATATGGCACAGAGACTTAGACTAGAACAGCGTTGTGCTCAAATGTTAAAAAACTTGAACCGCTTCGTTTCGCGTGAACGACTAACAGTGCACAATTTACCGGAAAGTTGTACTAGTTCCTCTCTGCGCACTATAGTTCAACAGCATACGGGAATGAATCCTCAAGAATGTCGTGTGATGCGGGAAAATAATTCTTCGTTCGGGAATCCTTCTGGAAAATCACGTGGTTATGGCTTTTTGTCATTCAAGAAACACGAGGTCGCTCTGGATGTATTGCGGAAACTGAATAATAACCCATTGGTGTTTGGAAAGAACAACCGACCGATTGTTGCATTTAGCATCGAAGACCGGAAAATTCAAAACATCAAAGAGCAGCGACTGCTGAAGTCACGACTTAATAACCCTACATACcaggaaaaactaaaaaaaataaacgcaaAGAGACAAGAAAgattacaaattaaaaaacagCAAAAGAAAATGGCTTCGGAGCAATTGGCGATTATGCCAAACGCAACATTATCTATACAAAAACCTaggagaaatgaaaataaaataagcaAAAAAGAACGAAAACGATCCATTCTCAAAAATATCGAAGAGTTCACTGGTGAAATTTCACGTCAAGGTAAAATAGGCATTCGATCTAATCGAAAAATTAATACACAAGCGGATGCGCATATGGAGAGGTTAAAGGCAGAGAAAAAAGATGCTCGTAAAAAAAGAGTCAAGCAAGAGCACGAGCGAAACAGACAATTGAAAGCTGCGCGTCGCATTAAACCAAGGCCAGCAAATTCAGCGGAACTTCAAAGAGAGAATCAATATTTTCAGGAAACAGTAGGCAAGTACAAGGAAATTATCAACCAAGCgatagttaaaaacaaacgtAGTAAGTGGTATAAAGGATAA
- the LOC129721398 gene encoding polycomb protein suz12 isoform X2, whose translation MDHYQTDHELFMQAFEKPTQIYRYLRTRNMISPIFLNRNLSYMRHRMSRSHKTRNTFKIDTMLAQKMNKIRNDKANGISLTGEYLTLLFLGFFDKTDDDDPMDGTGKKSDRVESTKTVQVETVLLKISHNKRKDISSALMQVAVGKSDVIVNPMERLLEEKVPTISIATESFSSVGVNQVTGPQLSFLLLFRVHMHTSGSNGYCAITNGTDGYENGGSDDEPAAKRQKISGVTKLYSTELIIFDKYGRCLLKDGDYELTVQEILPHQQQLQKYNSPKKNSTWETIQSINGDRNNLDILDIYKQQHKGLDDQNTVLLFSKSPSLKFRLQWTKEALPGYVDRPLPIAINLNNNESSDKENFKPETMSNSYKRNLNINNNVLTPAAANGLSNTALKLDGTSNTLVNVGTLNIANKSNSSAELKRYADEPKIDHIIYQFVYNNNSRQQTETKLDFHCPWCSLNCSSLYPLLKHLKLCHARFIFTYIPVPNGARIDVSINELYDGSYNGSPHDLLDTVSAFSRRGPVRRTVVTNLLVCRPRRQKHSLIEFIECDENEFDNQRPFITGHNRMYHHTMTCLPVHPKELDIDSEGESDPLWLQHKTMQMIDEFTDVNEGEKELMKMWNLHVMKFGYVGDCQIPIALEMFIECRGRELLKKNLYRNFVLHMSSMFDFGLVSPEVMQKAIRKMQKLLYDSPDLQKQVAATRVDQMEYWNNVTVHKQAQPKTEKSTDKTSAGAGITPSIPMHKSSSGGSGGEKKVKPTITPAKNTSANQHAVVDKTEDHPLSALVLRPPTEAAAPGLLLLQLEESHFPLAVINNVSDPSTDFRFDNWPEIELSDLPQP comes from the exons atggaTCATTATCAGACTGATCATGAGCTTTTTATGCAGGCTTTTGAAA AACCCACTCAGATTTATCGCTACTTGCGAACACGCAACATGATATCA CCTATCTTCTTGAATAGAAATTTATCTTATATGCGCCACCGGATGTCTCGTTCGCACAAAACGCGTAATACATTTAAAATCGACACCATGTTAGCACAAAAGATGAACAAAATCCGTAACGATAAAGCAAATGGAATATCGTTAACCGGCGAGTATTTGACGTTACTATTTTTGGGATTTTTTGACAAAACCGATGATGATGATCCAATGGATGGTACCGGAAAAAAGTCTGATCGTGTTGAGAGTACGAAAACAGTACAAGTTGAAACGGTTCTTCTGAAGATTTCACACAACAAACGCAAGGACATTTCATCTGCATTAATGCAAGTCGCCGTTGGCAAGTCAGATGTTATTGTGAATCCCATGGAACGCTTGCTGGAAGAAAAAGTGCCAACGATTAGCATAGCTACAGAATCATTCAGTTCGGTAGGAGTGAACCAAGTCACTGGACCACAGCTGtcatttttattgctttttcgAGTACACATGCATACCAGCGGTAGTAACGGATATTGCGCGATTACGAACGGAACAGATGGATACGAAAATGGCGGAAGCGATGATGAACCTGCAGCTAAAAGACAAAAAATTAGTGGGGTAACTAAGTTGTATAGTACTGAACTGATAATATTTGATAAGTACGGTAGATGTCTGTTGAAAGATGGAGACTACGAGCTAACTGTGCAGGAAATATTACCGCATCAGCAGCAATTACAAAAATACAATTCGCCCAAGAAAAATTCTACTTGGGAAACTATCCAATCCATTAATGGTGATCGCAACAATTTGGACATTTTGGATATCTACAAGCAACAACACAAAGGTTTGGATGATCAAAATACCGTGTTACTGTTTAGCAAATCACCAAGTTTGAAGTTCCGCTTGCAGTGGACGAAAGAGGCTCTCCCAGGATATGTTGATAGACCATTACCTATTGCTATTAATCTCAACAACAATGAGAGCAGCGATAAGGAAAACTTCAAACCAGAAACAATGTCCAATTCATATAAGAGAAACCTTAATATTAATAACAATGTGTTGACTCCGGCTGCGGCAAATGGACTTTCCAATACTGCATTGAAACTCGATGGGACGTCTAATACTTTAGTTAATGTGGGTACATTGAATATAGCCAACAAATCGAATTCGTCTGCTGAGTTGAAGCGGTACGCTGATGAGCCTAAAATCGATCATATCATATACCAGTTTGTATACAATAATAACTCCCGCCAACAGACGGAAACGAAGCTAGATTTTCACTGTCCTTGGTGCAGTCTAAACTGTAGCTCACTGTATCCACTTCTAAAACATTTAAAACTTTGTCACGCCCGGTTCATCTTCACCTATATTCCTGTACCAAATGGAGCGCGTATCGATGTTTCGATTAATGAGCTATATGATGGTTCGTATAATGGGTCACCACATGACTTACTAGATACAGTAAGCGCTTTCTCCCGTCGTGGTCCTGTACGGCGGACTGTTGTCACCAATCTTCTTGTGTGTAGACCACGACGTCAAAAGCATAGCTTAATCGAGTTTATCGAATGTGACGAAAATGAATTCGACAACCAACGACCGTTTATTACAGGTCACAATAG GATGTATCACCATACGATGACATGTCTACCAGTCCACCCTAAGGAGTTAGACATAGATTCTGAAGGTGAAAGTGATCCGTTATGGTTGCAACACAAGACTATGCAAATGATTGATGAGTTTACCGATGTGAACGAGGGTGAAAAAGAGCTGATGAAAATGTGGAATTTGCACGTCATGAAGTTCGGGTATGTTGGAGACTGCCAAATTCCCATTGCATTAGAGATGTTTATCGAGTGTCGCGGACGCGAactcttgaaaaaaaatctttatcgCAATTTCGTGCTACATATGTCTTCGATGTTCGACTTTGGACTTGTTTCACCTGAAGTTATGCAAAAGGCGATTAGAAAAATGCAA aaactgctgTATGATAGTCCAGATCTACAAAAGCAAGTAGCTGCAACTCGTGTAGATCAAATGGAATACTGGAACAACGTAACCGTGCATAAGCAGGCTCAGCCAAAGACCGAGAAGTCGACGGATAAAACTAGCGCAGGCGCTGGTATAACTCCATCGATTCCGATGCATAAAAGTAGCTCTGGTGGTTCAGGTGGTGAAAAAAAAGTGAAGCCCACTATCACACCGGCTAAAAATACTAGCGCGAATCAACACGCGGTCGTAGATAAAACGG AAGATCATCCACTATCAGCGTTGGTCCTGCGGCCACCAACAGAAGCAGCAGCACCCGGGCTTCTACTATTACAACTCGAAGAAAGTCACTTTCCATTGGCAGTCATCAACAACGTAAGCGATCCTTCAACTGATTTTCGGTTTGACAACTGGCCGGAAATAGAATTATCGGATTTGCCGCAACCATAA
- the LOC129721398 gene encoding polycomb protein suz12 isoform X1, whose translation MDHYQTDHELFMQAFEKPTQIYRYLRTRNMISPIFLNRNLSYMRHRMSRSHKTRNTFKIDTMLAQKMNKIRNDKANGISLTGEYLTLLFLGFFDKTDDDDPMDGTGKKSDRVESTKTVQVETVLLKISHNKRKDISSALMQVAVGKSDVIVNPMERLLEEKVPTISIATESFSSVGVNQVTGPQLSFLLLFRVHMHTSGSNGYCAITNGTDGYENGGSDDEPAAKRQKISGVTKLYSTELIIFDKYGRCLLKDGDYELTVQEILPHQQQLQKYNSPKKNSTWETIQSINGDRNNLDILDIYKQQHKGLDDQNTVLLFSKSPSLKFRLQWTKEALPGYVDRPLPIAINLNNNESSDKENFKPETMSNSYKRNLNINNNVLTPAAANGLSNTALKLDGTSNTLVNVGTLNIANKSNSSAELKRYADEPKIDHIIYQFVYNNNSRQQTETKLDFHCPWCSLNCSSLYPLLKHLKLCHARFIFTYIPVPNGARIDVSINELYDGSYNGSPHDLLDTVSAFSRRGPVRRTVVTNLLVCRPRRQKHSLIEFIECDENEFDNQRPFITGHNRMYHHTMTCLPVHPKELDIDSEGESDPLWLQHKTMQMIDEFTDVNEGEKELMKMWNLHVMKFGYVGDCQIPIALEMFIECRGRELLKKNLYRNFVLHMSSMFDFGLVSPEVMQKAIRKMQKLLYDSPDLQKQVAATRVDQMEYWNNVTVHKQAQPKTEKSTDKTSAGAGITPSIPMHKSSSGGSGGEKKVKPTITPAKNTSANQHAVVDKTAISLSRRRSASAALHSNSSSVNNTASKDINQSSQNHSSQTSPSIHSTRRSSTISVGPAATNRSSSTRASTITTRRKSLSIGSHQQRKRSFN comes from the exons atggaTCATTATCAGACTGATCATGAGCTTTTTATGCAGGCTTTTGAAA AACCCACTCAGATTTATCGCTACTTGCGAACACGCAACATGATATCA CCTATCTTCTTGAATAGAAATTTATCTTATATGCGCCACCGGATGTCTCGTTCGCACAAAACGCGTAATACATTTAAAATCGACACCATGTTAGCACAAAAGATGAACAAAATCCGTAACGATAAAGCAAATGGAATATCGTTAACCGGCGAGTATTTGACGTTACTATTTTTGGGATTTTTTGACAAAACCGATGATGATGATCCAATGGATGGTACCGGAAAAAAGTCTGATCGTGTTGAGAGTACGAAAACAGTACAAGTTGAAACGGTTCTTCTGAAGATTTCACACAACAAACGCAAGGACATTTCATCTGCATTAATGCAAGTCGCCGTTGGCAAGTCAGATGTTATTGTGAATCCCATGGAACGCTTGCTGGAAGAAAAAGTGCCAACGATTAGCATAGCTACAGAATCATTCAGTTCGGTAGGAGTGAACCAAGTCACTGGACCACAGCTGtcatttttattgctttttcgAGTACACATGCATACCAGCGGTAGTAACGGATATTGCGCGATTACGAACGGAACAGATGGATACGAAAATGGCGGAAGCGATGATGAACCTGCAGCTAAAAGACAAAAAATTAGTGGGGTAACTAAGTTGTATAGTACTGAACTGATAATATTTGATAAGTACGGTAGATGTCTGTTGAAAGATGGAGACTACGAGCTAACTGTGCAGGAAATATTACCGCATCAGCAGCAATTACAAAAATACAATTCGCCCAAGAAAAATTCTACTTGGGAAACTATCCAATCCATTAATGGTGATCGCAACAATTTGGACATTTTGGATATCTACAAGCAACAACACAAAGGTTTGGATGATCAAAATACCGTGTTACTGTTTAGCAAATCACCAAGTTTGAAGTTCCGCTTGCAGTGGACGAAAGAGGCTCTCCCAGGATATGTTGATAGACCATTACCTATTGCTATTAATCTCAACAACAATGAGAGCAGCGATAAGGAAAACTTCAAACCAGAAACAATGTCCAATTCATATAAGAGAAACCTTAATATTAATAACAATGTGTTGACTCCGGCTGCGGCAAATGGACTTTCCAATACTGCATTGAAACTCGATGGGACGTCTAATACTTTAGTTAATGTGGGTACATTGAATATAGCCAACAAATCGAATTCGTCTGCTGAGTTGAAGCGGTACGCTGATGAGCCTAAAATCGATCATATCATATACCAGTTTGTATACAATAATAACTCCCGCCAACAGACGGAAACGAAGCTAGATTTTCACTGTCCTTGGTGCAGTCTAAACTGTAGCTCACTGTATCCACTTCTAAAACATTTAAAACTTTGTCACGCCCGGTTCATCTTCACCTATATTCCTGTACCAAATGGAGCGCGTATCGATGTTTCGATTAATGAGCTATATGATGGTTCGTATAATGGGTCACCACATGACTTACTAGATACAGTAAGCGCTTTCTCCCGTCGTGGTCCTGTACGGCGGACTGTTGTCACCAATCTTCTTGTGTGTAGACCACGACGTCAAAAGCATAGCTTAATCGAGTTTATCGAATGTGACGAAAATGAATTCGACAACCAACGACCGTTTATTACAGGTCACAATAG GATGTATCACCATACGATGACATGTCTACCAGTCCACCCTAAGGAGTTAGACATAGATTCTGAAGGTGAAAGTGATCCGTTATGGTTGCAACACAAGACTATGCAAATGATTGATGAGTTTACCGATGTGAACGAGGGTGAAAAAGAGCTGATGAAAATGTGGAATTTGCACGTCATGAAGTTCGGGTATGTTGGAGACTGCCAAATTCCCATTGCATTAGAGATGTTTATCGAGTGTCGCGGACGCGAactcttgaaaaaaaatctttatcgCAATTTCGTGCTACATATGTCTTCGATGTTCGACTTTGGACTTGTTTCACCTGAAGTTATGCAAAAGGCGATTAGAAAAATGCAA aaactgctgTATGATAGTCCAGATCTACAAAAGCAAGTAGCTGCAACTCGTGTAGATCAAATGGAATACTGGAACAACGTAACCGTGCATAAGCAGGCTCAGCCAAAGACCGAGAAGTCGACGGATAAAACTAGCGCAGGCGCTGGTATAACTCCATCGATTCCGATGCATAAAAGTAGCTCTGGTGGTTCAGGTGGTGAAAAAAAAGTGAAGCCCACTATCACACCGGCTAAAAATACTAGCGCGAATCAACACGCGGTCGTAGATAAAACGG CCATTTCACTATCCCGCCGCAGAAGTGCCAGTGCTGCACTTCATTCTAACTCTTCATCCGTCAACAACACTGCCAGCAAAGATATAAACCAATCATCCCAAAACCATTCCTCTCAAACATCTCCTTCCATACACTCCACCAGAAGATCATCCACTATCAGCGTTGGTCCTGCGGCCACCAACAGAAGCAGCAGCACCCGGGCTTCTACTATTACAACTCGAAGAAAGTCACTTTCCATTGGCAGTCATCAACAACGTAAGCGATCCTTCAACTGA